The DNA segment AGGAACCACTCCTGCTTGAGGCACTCGTCCTGCAGGCGGTTGTGGAAGCTCTCCACGTGAGGGTTTTGCCAGGGCGAGCCCGGCTCGATGTAGAGGGTTTTGATGCGTTTGGATTCCAGGTAGTCCTTGGTCGCCGTAGCGATAAACTCCGGCCCGTTGTCGGAACGGATGTGCTCGGGAGCACCGTGCTTGGCGATGGCTTTGTCCAAGGCCGCGACGATGTCGGCTGACTTCAGCCCGCGAGCCACCGTCAGGCTGATGCACTGGCGGGTAAACTCGTCGATCAGACTGAGCACCCGCAGAGGCGCTCCATTGTCGGTGCGATCCGCCACGAAGTCCCAACTCCACACGTGCCGCGGATGCGTCGCCGCGGTCGGGATCTTGCCGGTGGACTTGCCCTGACGCCGTTGCCGGGGGCGCGGCGGCTTCACGCCCAGCCCTTCAGCCCGGCGTACCTTTTGTACCAGCTTGCGGCTGACCTGCCAGCCTTCGTTGGCCAGCAGCGCTCGTACGCGACGATAACCGTAGCGCGGGTTGGTCCGGCTCACCGCGATGATCGCACGCACGAGGCGAACCATCTTGTCGGTGGCGGTTTTAGCCCGGTAGCAGAAGCTCGACCAGTGCAGACGAAGATACCGACAGGCGGCCCGTAACGAGCACGTTCCCGACTCGGCCACCTCGCGCACCGCTTCGCGCTTGTGCCCCGGGCTTACCATTTTTTTGCGTTTACCTGCTCCAGTACTTTGATGTTCAAAAGCTGGTCGGCCACCAGTTTCTTCAGCTCGGCGTTCTCGCGCTCAAGCTCCTTCAGACGCTTCACATCGCGCAGCTCCATCTGTCCGTACTTGCTCTTCCAACGATGGAAGCTCGCTTTGCTCACATTGTGCTCGCGGCAAACATCGTCCACGCTGCGGCCTTCGTCTGCCTCGCGCAGGAGCGCCACGATTTGCTCTTCGGTGTATCTCTTTCGTTTCATACTTCTGGTCGGGTTCTACCCGCCAGGGTCTCAAACGCAATGGTACGATTCTAGGAGGTCACGCCAGGTCCATCTGGCGGAATTCGCTTCAGAAGGATTGAGCAAAAGTGTGGGCTTTGTCTTTGACTGGTATGTGCTGGTGGTGCGGCTTGATGCCTCCATCCACCTGTCATGGATTCTGTTTTCCATCGGACTGCTCGTGTTGGCCGGTTGCGCCATCTATGCCGCCTGGCGGTTGCCGGTACGGGAACGAAGCCTGGGAAGCCTGTTCTTTCGGGAGCCCCTGGCATACGGCTGGATGAAAGCAGTACGGACGATCGGGCTCCTGGCGATTTTCTGCGTATTTTTCCTCAGCGTGTTTAACCGGCTGATTGAATGGCTGGCAATCGCGGTGGACTCGGCTCTGTTTGTGATGGCAGCCGTCATCCTGCTGGCTCTGACCTTGTCCATGCTCGCCCATCATCATGGCAACCATGCCCGGCGGTACTGGGACGCGTTGGGAGAGGCCTTGGCAGACAGCTACCTATTGTGGCTGGCATTGCCCTTGGGTCTGATGGCGGTATTACGTCCGTTCCTGCCCGAGGGAATCGTTGCGTGGGGACTGGGGGCAGTCACGACGGTCATTCTCCTTACGCTGGGCTTTGTTGTCCTGCGCCTGCGTAAGCTCCATGAACTGGACGAGCTGGAGCGGATCCCGGTTGTCCTGGACCACCTCTACGAGAAATTTATCCGGCTGATGCGTTATCCACGAACCCTGCCTCTCGCCTTGGCCGGATTGCCTGTTCTGCAACTGGTCGTGGAAATCGTCCTGACGGTGGTTCCAAACATTACCGGACAAGGTTCACATCTGTACGGATCCGGCGTGGACCAGACCCTGTTTTCGCTCATGGGGGATACGGGGCTGATTTCACAGCAACTGTTCATTATGAGCGGTTGGGACGCGCTTCTGCATGCGTGCGGATACCTGGCGAGCTTCATCGGGCTGGTGGCCTTATTGCTGACTCCGGTCTGGCTTTGGTCGCTGGCTTACGCGAACCGGGGCTCAGGGATTGCCAGCGGCTCTTTGTTGTCCGGCAAAACAGCTCATGCCAGCCGTGCGCTTCGAACGGGACGGTGGTTATTGGCGATCGCTCCGGCCTGGGGAATGTTTTACTGGTTGCATCCGATTTTGCGGATTGAGCCGTTGCTGGATAGCGGCAGCGCGGGCGTGCAGTTTATCCCGCAATTGATTCAGATGGGCTCGACAGCCTACTGGGATTTGGAGATCGCATTCTCCGTGATGCTCTTGTTCATCATTTTGCTGAACGTGGAACGGGCCGGGGACTGGGCGATGTACATGGCCTCAGGTGTCAGTGTCACCTTGTTGACCGGGCTGTACTTCGTTCCCTTCGTGCAATCGCTGGCCGGGGAAGTCATTGCGCTGATGCACTCCGGCGTTGGCCAAGGCTGGATATTTATCACATTGGGAATCCTGTTGGGCGTCCTTCAGGGGATTGACATTGCTCTGGTGTACCTGATCGGAGGAGCCTGTTTCGTCTTCCTGCTTCTACCGGAGAACCTGAAACAACGGCTCTCCGCATGGCTGGCAAAGTTGCCGGTCTTTCGGCATGTGTTCGAATTGGCCGACCGACGACATTTGCTGGAGTACTACGATGAGGCTCGTTCGCGTTTCGCCGGAAACCTGGTCCATCATGTCCGGCACTACATGCGCCGATGTTCTGCCGAAGGTGTGCCTCCATCCGAACAACTGCGTATCCTGTTAGAGCATGGCTATCCAGAGCGGGTGGTTGAACTGGCTTCAGCTACTCACTCCGCGTCGAGATCATCCAAGTGCTCCTGAATAGAAAGTACGGCTTGGCGAATTGACCGACCGGCTTCGCCGAGGGCGTGGCTGGGGATTTCTACAACGGCTGCCGTTTCCTGATCCATGCCTTCAAACATGGCTGCCCATGCCAAAATTTTGAGAACGTCAGCGTCAATTTTCTCCCGGACGATTTTTAGTTTCTCCTCTCCGTTATCCATGCCACGCACACAGCGGGCAAGCCTTGGCGGAGTCGAGCCCGAAAGGGGAGCAATCAGAGGGCGGCGTCAGACCCGTAGGTTTCCAGAAATTGTGCCGCAGTCAGGATGGGGACGCCAAGATAGGGGTGCAAGACGAGCAAATCCTTGTCGCCCGTGATAATGGCGTGAGCCTGGCCGTTTAGGGCGACCTCCAGAATCATGTCGTCCTTGGGGTCGCGGCAGGCTTGAACCCGGCGGGTGATCACCACCTCCTGGCCGATACGGTGAAGCAGGAGCAGGAAGTGCCTTCGCTCGGGCAGGGTGAGGTAGCGGTCGAATTTCGGCCTTTGCAGGACTTGACCCAATTCGGTGAGGCTCTCCTTTGAAAAGAGCAGCGTTCCGCAGGCGAGGGCACAGCGAACAGCCCGGGCAGATGCCGAATCCGGCAGGAGCAGTCGGCTGATGAGGAGATTGCTGTCGATGACAAAGCGTTTGCTATCGCTCATCGCTCAGCAGTTCCTGAAGCTTGTCTTCCGTCAGCCCGGCTTCTTTGGCCCGCAAGCCGATGGCATCGCAGAACTCGTCAAATTCACGCAAATTCAAGGCCCGCAGGCGGTCGTATTCGTCTGGAGAAATGACAATGGCCGCCGCCCGGTTGTGACGCTGGATCAGGACCGGCTCGACTTGTGCGGTGTCCAGCACACGTCCAAGAGACTGCTTGGCTTCGTTGGCGCTAATGGTTCTCATGGCTAACTTTAGTCTAAAATGGATGAATTAGATGAATTTGTCAAGGGGGCTTGGAATTCTTGCCGTGTTGACCGAAGGCCGTGAAGCGGGCATACAAGCTGGCATGTTTCCCTCTATCAATCGCAGTGTGGTCATTATTACGCCGAAAAAAGCCTATATCGAGTGGGCGAACTCGTGTGCAACGCTGGAGGATGAGCCGGAGTGGGGGCCGGATGACCTGACGGGAAATGCCTATCTGATGGAAGAGAATGCCACCGGCAGCGACGACGAATTCCGGTATTATGTAGAAAAGCACTGGCGGGACATCGCCGATGAGGAATTTATGGCTTGGTGCACCGTTGAAGATACCTGGCCCGAGCTACGTAATGTCGCCGATTTCGAGCGGTATTTTAAATGGGAATGCCGGGAGCTGGTCTTCGACTTGGCCGATGATGACCTCGTGCTCGAGGATGACGAGGAGGAGTTGCCGGACTTTTCTGCCAACTAGCGAAAGACGATAGCGGAAGGCCCCGATACTCCCCAGCGATTCGGAGCAGAGCTTATGAATCATTGCCGGTTACTCCTGTGCAATGAAACAAACACTTGATGCCATCGCCCGCGATATCCTGGGCGTACCGACGCTAAAAACCCGTAACCGGGACGCTCTGGACTTCCATG comes from the Ruficoccus amylovorans genome and includes:
- a CDS encoding putative toxin-antitoxin system toxin component, PIN family, producing MSDSKRFVIDSNLLISRLLLPDSASARAVRCALACGTLLFSKESLTELGQVLQRPKFDRYLTLPERRHFLLLLHRIGQEVVITRRVQACRDPKDDMILEVALNGQAHAIITGDKDLLVLHPYLGVPILTAAQFLETYGSDAAL
- a CDS encoding type II toxin-antitoxin system Phd/YefM family antitoxin — protein: MRTISANEAKQSLGRVLDTAQVEPVLIQRHNRAAAIVISPDEYDRLRALNLREFDEFCDAIGLRAKEAGLTEDKLQELLSDER
- a CDS encoding transposase, which codes for MKRKRYTEEQIVALLREADEGRSVDDVCREHNVSKASFHRWKSKYGQMELRDVKRLKELERENAELKKLVADQLLNIKVLEQVNAKKW
- a CDS encoding IS3 family transposase, whose product is MVSPGHKREAVREVAESGTCSLRAACRYLRLHWSSFCYRAKTATDKMVRLVRAIIAVSRTNPRYGYRRVRALLANEGWQVSRKLVQKVRRAEGLGVKPPRPRQRRQGKSTGKIPTAATHPRHVWSWDFVADRTDNGAPLRVLSLIDEFTRQCISLTVARGLKSADIVAALDKAIAKHGAPEHIRSDNGPEFIATATKDYLESKRIKTLYIEPGSPWQNPHVESFHNRLQDECLKQEWFLSLTEARVVIENWRRKYNSQHPHSRLGFISPDAFAKLWHQTKAVLGSVRPTGSLHQALPQTITQPT